TTATCGAAACAATAAAAAGTGCTGCTGCTATTCTATCTACATTGATTTCAAAAGCTAAAGCTGAACCATAATATATAACCATTGCTTGAACTATCATAGGTGTTCCTCTAAAAAATTCAATATACGCTGATAATAAACCATTTACTACTTTTAATATTGGCTTTTTTATTCCTTTTTCTGGAACTGGAATAGTTCTAATAACTCCTACTATAAGTCCTATTATTGTTCCTAAAATCGTCCCCACTACAGATATCCATAAAGTAACTCCTGCTCCACGTAAAAACATTGGCCAGTTGTTTTCCAATATCCTAATTATCCATTCTAAACTCATTATCTACTCTCCTTAAAAATCTCATTTACTGTGCTGCTGGTTGATTTTCGATAGCTCTATCCATTATCTCCAGTCTTTGTTCTTGTGAAATTCCATTTAAAATCTCATTTATTTTATCTTTTAATGGACTTCCTTTTTGTAATCCTACTGCAATTGCTGTATCTTCAGGTGATGTTACAAATCCTTCTGTAAACTCTACCATTTTAAATTTGTTATTTGCTGACTGAGCACTTATTGCCTCTGGTCTCTCTGTTACATACCCATCAATTACTCCACTTTCTAGGGCAACTCTCATAGCTGGGAAGTTATCCATTGCAGGTTGCTTTTTAACATTTGGTATTTGATCTATTACTGTATAGTGGAATGTATTTAATTGTCCTGTAATTTTTGCTCCTGAGAAATCAGCAAGTGTTTTTGCATTTTCATATTTTCCACCATTTTTTACTAACATAACTAAGTTAGATTGATAGTAAGTATCTGTAAAATCTATTGTCTCTTTTCTTTCTGCAGTTGGAGACATTCCAGCTATTATAGCATCTACTTTTCCAGAAACTAAAGCAGGTACTAATCCATCCCATTCAGTTTTTACTACTACTAATTCTTTTCCTAATCCATCAGCTATTCTTTTAGCTATTTCAACATCATATCCTCCTGCATATTCTGAAGAACCAGCAATCTTAACTCCACCGTTTGCATCTGTTAATTGTGTCCAGTTATATGGAGCATACCCAGCTTCCATTCCAACTTTAAAAGTATTTGCTTCCTCTTTTTTTGCTCCTCCACATCCTACTAATGCAACTGTTGTCAATGCTGCTAAAGCTAATCTTAATAATCCTTTTCTCATCTTTTCCACTCCCTCTTAAAAATATTTTATTTTCCCCTATATTTGCTCTAAGAAAGGAGTTTTAGTCTACTTTTAATAAAAAAAGCACCGCCCATAATGGTGGTGCTATCTTAAAAACATAGTGACTCTGTATGTATAAAAAAGATAATAAAAATCCTATACAATACCCCTATACTCCCACTTGAGATAGCACAACTTAATAAACTGGGGAAGTTTACTAAGACAGTCCTATGGCTCTTAACCATAGACCCAGCATGTAGTATCGAGAACTACTACAAACTTCGGCAAAAGCTCCTTCTCCTTAGATTCATCACTCTCTCTAGCTCCCCTAAAGACTATTAGCATTTTGCGCCTCTACCTCACATCGGTGTGAGGCATATATTTAATTGTTCCCATATATTAATATATTTTTTTTAATTTGTCAATATATTTTTTTATTTTTCCATTTCAGTTACAAACTTTTTAGTTATTTGTTGAGGTCTTGTTATAGCTCCTCCTACTACTACAGCAAAAGCTCCCAATTCTAATGCTTTTCTAGCCTTAGCTGGGGTATCTAAATTTCCTTCTCCTATTACTGGGATAGACACAGCTTTTATTACCTTTTCTAATTCTGTTACTGGGTCATTTCCTTTAGTATACTCTGTATATCCTACTAAAGTAGTTCCTACTATATCAAATCCTACTTTTTCAGCATTTATGGCCTCTTCTACAGAAGAAATATCAGCCATAAATAATTGATTAGGATATTTAGTTTTTGCTTCTTTCATTAAATCCTCAAGAGTTCTTCCATCTGGTCTCTCTCTCTTTGTTCCATCTATAGCAATTATATCTACTCCCTCTGCTACTAACGCATCTATCTCTTTCATAGTTGGAGTTATGTATACTTGGTTATCACCATATTGT
This Candidatus Fusobacterium pullicola DNA region includes the following protein-coding sequences:
- a CDS encoding transporter substrate-binding domain-containing protein, translated to MRKGLLRLALAALTTVALVGCGGAKKEEANTFKVGMEAGYAPYNWTQLTDANGGVKIAGSSEYAGGYDVEIAKRIADGLGKELVVVKTEWDGLVPALVSGKVDAIIAGMSPTAERKETIDFTDTYYQSNLVMLVKNGGKYENAKTLADFSGAKITGQLNTFHYTVIDQIPNVKKQPAMDNFPAMRVALESGVIDGYVTERPEAISAQSANNKFKMVEFTEGFVTSPEDTAIAVGLQKGSPLKDKINEILNGISQEQRLEIMDRAIENQPAAQ
- a CDS encoding N-acetylmannosamine-6-phosphate 2-epimerase, coding for MNRLNEVKGKLIVSCQALPDEPLHSSFIMGRMAYAAYVGGAAGIRANTVVDIQEIKKNVTLPIIGIIKEQYGDNQVYITPTMKEIDALVAEGVDIIAIDGTKRERPDGRTLEDLMKEAKTKYPNQLFMADISSVEEAINAEKVGFDIVGTTLVGYTEYTKGNDPVTELEKVIKAVSIPVIGEGNLDTPAKARKALELGAFAVVVGGAITRPQQITKKFVTEMEK